The Melopsittacus undulatus isolate bMelUnd1 chromosome 9, bMelUnd1.mat.Z, whole genome shotgun sequence genomic interval CAACACAGGATGGCCCCTGAAGTAAGTTATTTCCCAATGCTGTATAATTCTGCAAGTATTTCAGATGAATGCTGAAGGCTAGAAGAGGCCCAAGGAAGTCTGCAGGAGGGCAATCAAATTGTGAATACAATTATTTACACAAACATTAGTGTACTGTAATTACAGCATCAAACTTGCAACAGAGCTGATGGATGCTTTTAACAAAAGCTCCAAatgagagaaagggaagaaaaacagattacaaaataaataccCTAAAGTTCTTCATGGTAGAAACGTTTGTCATGAAGCTGCCTGCCATAATCCGTTGCTTCGCTGTTGAGAAACAAATCCTGGTTCTTGAggatttctgcttcagaaagctttttatCATCATTCAAATCCATTTCTTCAATAAGGTGAAgagcctttaaaataaatggattaTCATGTCCACAGTTAATAGAGGTGAGCACTTCAAAATAATGCTTTTGGAATGGATTTGTCCAAGTCCTGCTGCACCACCGTTACTAGTAACAAGCTAGACATGGGTTTGCATGCAGAACAgagcctttctttcctgtttgtttccCTTTGCCTCTTTAAGGTTAAGCAGTGGGCACACTTGCTTTCAGCGCTGGAGGTGTCTAATGTGCTGAGCcatcttttcctctctgaatcTGTGGAGTCCCACTTTCCCATCACACATGCATACAGAGATCTGCGGCTGGATATTCCCTGTGTATCATTTGCAAAAATGCCCTACAGCTATAATTCATTATGTAAATTTAACTGGGAAGTAGTTGATGGTGACCTTCAACTGTGGACAAGCTAAGCCAAATACACACAGGGACTTCAGCTTTGGGTagcaaaaaaaggggggagtttagcagtaaaaaaaaccccaattccAGAATAATTTACTTGTAGCTTATTGACAAGCATTACATAGCTCAAAGCTAACAAGCCAGGACAGCAGCTTTTGCGCCTATTATTTCTGAGAAATAGAGGAGTCCTAGCATTACATGGGATTAATTGTATTTGCCAGACATCTATGAATATGAGGATTTAGAGAATCCTTCCATTCCTACATTTTCTGATTGGTTTGGCTCAATAGAACTGCTTagtgactttttaaaaacattaaatattactTACATTTAAGCTGACTACATCACCAAAAAGCACTGAGGAAAATAACAGGGACTAACGTCAGCCAAGCAGATTCTAAAAGCACTCTGCATGGCGAAAGCTAAAAGATTATTAAGACAAACATCTTGGTAAACACATATCCGTTCCTGCAAATGGAATGTACaatcatttttctatttttatgttattCAGCTACCAGGTTACTGAAATCATTTTGAAATGCCAAAATGGCACTGCAATATTCAGCTTATGATTTAAATCAGTGCTGCCTTCTCTTTATGATAGGTGACTTCACTAAGCCCTTATATTAACtgaagagagagggaaaaaggcATATTATAGAAACAAGtaaaagaatgatttcttgCAGAACCAGGCTATCCCTACAGCACAGCCTTGCTGCAAGCTGACATCTGAATGAATAGGGTAGAACTGGTGAAAAGCCCCCCAACATAACCAAGCAAACTAACACAGGTATGACCAGACTCAACACCAGACAGGATTCATGTTGGTTCTAACAGTATTGTTTCTGTGAAATAAGAACCAAGCAGCCTCAAGAGTGAGATGTTAAAAAAAGCACATCCACATTAACAAAAATACCACCAGAGCACTCTTAACCTCCTGCAAGGTCAGGAACAGGAGAGCCCTCACCACTGGCTCGCCACACGGCTTTTTCTGTCACCAAGAGCTGAGACAGGAAGAGCTGGGACCTCAACAATGACATGGTCCAACACAGCAGatgggctgtgctgtgtgacATCAAGTGTCTGCTGCCTCTACCAGGCATGGGAAGACCTATTGTTCCTGCCATTCTATCACCAAAATCCTCCAGTGCAAAGGAGAGAGACTCAAATTCAGCTTCAAAGTTACTAGGGGAAAGGCAGAAATCCCCTCCACTGCAGTTGGTGACTGTAAAGTCTGCTCATTAAAACAGGTTGTTCTGGAACACTCAGTGCTTCTACTGCCTGCTACGACAAAATAAAGACAGCTAAAATGAGAGTCCACTTCAACCTGTTATGGCATTCTACCCCTGATTAAAATCATCCTCATCAAAGTTTGCATCACGGCATCCTGAATTATGGAATACTTCAATTTTCTTGTGCTCATGAAACACAAGGTTTTAGTTCTGCAAATTATGGTGATTTATCCAGTTAGAAGAATCACAATCAATTTTTGTTCTCAAAATGATGCTGTCAGTAGGTAACAGCTGCTTTTAGTTGTGTATCTCATTAGATTTACCTACAATTACAACAAAATAACAGACTAAAATACCGTACCCTTAAGTTAAACCAGATAAGCTATTTAAACAggtagaaaaatactttgttaattTACACACATATAATTAATAGGAACTTCAAATTTGCCTAATGCAGGCAAAGGACCTGCATTCTTTGCCAGACTGAAAGAaggttaaaaatatatacaaagaTGTGCCTAAGTGTTCCTTTTCAACTACTGAGACAAAATGAATCTAAACGCATCTATCATTTTCTGGCAATACATTCATAATTCTACTGCATTAATTCAAATCTAAACAGCAGTTAAAACACATACCTCCTCTTGGGCAATACCCTGGTTATTGGGTACTATCCAAGACAACAGCTCTTGAGGGTTGAGTTTTCCATCATTATCCTTGTCATAGTCATTCACAAACCGATCCTTCTCCACAAGTATCCATTCTGGATCTTCCCTTGCAGCTAGTAAGAGACATTTGTCAAGTTTAAAGCCAGTCCTTACCTCAAAGCAgatgttttcactttttctcaTAGCAAATTCAGTTAATCTCATAAAACACAAAAGTGATTTCAGGGAATAAAGCCAAGCCTTACAGACCAGTCCCGAGAGATTAAATAAATGCAGCTGTctacagatgaaaaaaatcctTGTGTACAATAAAACAGAATGTAAAGCTAAGACAATATTAACATTGTAAATTTACAATTGAACTGAGCGGATATTAAAGTCAAGGTTTATCATAAACTGAACTGTTTATCTTAGTATCTCCACATTTACCTAGATTGGTAATGGAAAAAGCATACTTTATATGGAGTGTGCTGCCAGGGAGATGGTTTCCTACTTATTGTGACAACTGACACATCAGTAGGAAGAAGTTCAAGTGGATGACAGAGCTGTCTTACATATGCAGTATTTACCCTGACTAAGATTACTCTCTCCCATAAGCATGCAATAATTGTGTTGCAGGTGCCATGTTGAGAGTATCATACAGCAGCAATGTGAGCAGTACCACAGACATTGGTCATCTGGGCTCATAACAGATGGAGGAAAGTAGTGGGTAGTGTTTGGCATGATTCTGTGGCATTGAGAAATTTTAAGGCCATATGAAGTTTTTAGTAACATTCTATTGTCTGTTCCCCTTCTTTAACATCAAGGGAAGTCCATCTGTGACAGGTAACAGAGAAGGCAAAGCTCTTGATCAGCTCAGGCTCAAGCCTGAGGCTTTAACATTAGCTTACTGTctcattttggtttgttttctaaaatacCTGGAATGTACCCAAAGCAATTTAATTCACTGTTCTTTATTCGTAGACTTGGTTTATACTCACTCTATGCACTGGTATTGCATCCTGCACCTCGTCAGCAATCTTAAACTTGTCTCTAACTCTTTGAGAAATTTAGGAGTAATTCATCAATCTGCAACTATTGCAGACAAGCAAGAACAGGTATTATGACTTCTTAAACCTTTTGAAAGTCCGAAGTAGTTGGCATCACAAGCAGGTAAATAACAGTTCAACTATTATTAGGTTTCTGTTATAAAAGCACAAGAGTGAAgtccctcttcttcctttctaaCATCTAGTTTTGCAAGTAGATTATCCCTTAATGTCACAATTCACCATACGCTGTTGCCCAAAGCCACAAGACAGTTATGAAACCAGACCCACCATGTAGTTTATTAAGTCATTTTAAAGTGCACAGCAGGAACGCTGTCTGCAGGAGAGAAGCTGTTTGGAGAAGAGTTCAAGTAGTTTCTACAGTTATAGCTGATTCTGAACTCTTGCTAAAATGTGTTAATGACAAAGCTGTCACCTTCTCTCTTATTGCAAGGGCCCTAGCAACAATTTCACTCCTTCCCAACaacttgaaaagcttttttcaagtccaagcaggaaaaaggataaaagaacTCTGCACTTGCATCACAGATCTATTGTTTTTTACTGGTTCTGGCAAATAAAGACACTTACAAAAGGTGAAATTCCAGGGTTCACTGGAGTGAACAGAAACTGCCTATTCCCCTGTTTCTCCATATCCTCATATGGCTTAAACATTTTCCCCAGTCAGGATGTTAGTCCACACTTAGGAACTAGCACTCCTTAGGACCAAGCAGACTTTTCACATGCCTAAAGCTACTGGTCTTTTTGGAACTGGAGGAGTTATCTGCCCTATCTTGTAGCAAGTCAAATACAGGATAGAAAATATGTATCTATTAGCAATATAGGTAAAGGGCTGATTAACACCAGATAAGTGTCCTTTTTCTTGCTAAAGAAGGAATAGATCAAGTTTAAGAAGGGCAAGAGTGAGAGAAACAAGTGAAAGCAGACAGGCTTTTGGTATCTGGTCCAGTGAATGGGCTCCTTACACTTCCCTTCCACCTCTCTTAAAACACAGCTTCACTCCTCCTAAAGCAGGGCTCACAGCTGCCTTCTTAAGCTGATAAAGCCCAGGGAAATTTAACCTTTCATTCCTGCTGGCTAGTTTCACAGACGTGTTCAGTTACCAAAACCATGTCTTACTTCAGCTACGTACCTAGTGCTGAGGAATGGGCTTTCAGTTGCATGAAGTAACTTGCAAGGAAAAGAGTGGAATGGGCTATATGTAAACTATTGCTAAGCACACACTGGGCAGAGTGAAATAATGAGCCACTGTGCCCAGTATCAGGAAACTGGATTATTCTAAAAGACAGGATAATGTTACTCAGAATCTGTAGGTGGAGACATaaagagctgaaaataaagGTGCATGCAATTTATCCCTTTCCAAAAGCTTTTGTTAGCTCCTTCTTTCCTGCTCCCCCCAACACCTTTTCCTTACTTGGGTCTCTTCTGTAATCACCAAGGAATTCTTCCAGGCTAACAAATCCATCACCATCTTTATCATGTTCTTCTAAAGCCTCCTGAATGACAAAGTCCTTTTGCAtacacaggaaaagcaaaacaatcaaTTTGTGAAAAATTAGCAACTTGTAAtcaagagaagcagcaataaaTAACTTCAGAACAGTGAGGTGTTCTTTAAAGGAATGACTCCTTCATGGcaaatctgcttttctgttttccacagaCTAGTCCAGTAATTGGTTCCTGTGCATCAAGGCAGATGTGTTAAGAGTTTAGGCTGCCAGATTTTATGGAAACTGGATCTGGAAGGTGTTCACAGAGCTGGAATCATGCAGCATAATTCAGAACTACAGAAATAGCTGAGAAAcatggatttgtgcaaagctgCATCCTCTCATTCCACTTTTCATGTGATGTATTCActaatttgcatttttcctttgcaaagacATCTTTCCCGTGAATCAGCCTAGCTCGAACTGAACTCTGAACTAGGCATGAAACTGAATGCACCACACATTAGCTAAGTGTTGATTTGGTCTGTAAAAGCCATACACGTAACTGCTCAAAAACACACTTCCTGAAGCGCTGGGGCTGACCACACACACTAAAGAGATGTTGCATCTAAAGACACAGCCTGATAAAGATACTCCCCTGAATCTTACCGTCATATACTCCACTTCTTCAGGATGTTCAAAAGCAACAAATTCATCCACGTTTAGATCAGGAACATCATCTCTATTAGCTTTTTCAAAAcgctttttctcctttaaatgaAGCTTAGAAAATAGATTTAGTTAGAGGActtaatgaaaaggaaaaacaacatcaTAATAGCTGGCTGTGAGCTCATTAGAATATTAATTGTTTCACATTATCTACTCATGTTCTACTCATGCTGTATTTTCACTAAAAGAGCTCATCCAGAGCAACAAGAAGAGCACTATTAACTGAAGTAGTTTTATTCTAAAAACTGCATAAAAACTTCCTTTATTCAAATTTAAGGAGACATTTAAAACACGCTCTTAGTCAGGgctttgaaaacacaaaagagaGATAATGAAAAGACCAATCCTTGTCTTTATATCTGCTTCCTCTTCTAAAAGTCACCAATTCCCAAACTAGCCTAGTGGAGTACAATGATTATCATTAATGGTAGCCACTGCAAATTCcagaatttacattttaaaggaCACTTAACCTTCTGGATCTATATCTCATTTATATCAAGGGCTGTTTGTAGTTCTAAGGAGGTCCTGAAAAATCATATatgtaaaatgtcttttctgaagCCATTTAAAGTGTGAAGTATCAGACTGCTTCCCTTAACACAAGACTCTTGTGATTACATCTCgaagtatttcaaagcaaagtcACTTATTCAACCTGTTTTATTTACAGATATCAGCACGCtctttaaaactaaataatATCCACAAATAACGATTTGAAATTGTACTTCCTAGTTTATATCCTATTTATTGACACTTCTCTCAAAATCAGGCTAACCTGAGTAATACAGAGCATAAGATGTAAGGAATACAGTATAACTGTAACTATtctacaaagaaattaaatgtagtCCTCAAGAAAAGCTGTCCTTAGCTGAGGGTTTAAATAGGAAGGCAATTCAGGACTGACTACAGGAACTACTGAACTGCAGCATAAACTTTAGCTATTGAGGGAAAAAGTCTGCTTTTCAGTGAGCTTTTCTGAGCAGTGATGGACAAGGCTGCCACCTTCTGGTAAATTTATATGTCTACTTGGTGTCACTGCTAAATCAATACCATGCTATTATAACCTTTACGTTTTGCTTAGAGCAGGATCTTTCCAAGGCTGAAGCTGGTTGACATACGATGCTTGTACAAATCTGCCTGTTTTGCTCTTTACAATATATGTTGAAGAAATCAGCAAGCACAAAAACCTAGGAAGCAGTCATAGTATAAGAGTAGGAGTTCTAGCTCAGCACAGACATGTATCATTGCAGTATCTCAAATATGGGACCAATATTTTGACTTCTAGTTCCATCTGAagtcttgttttgtttataaGCTATGTAATTATTCAGTGAAGTGACCTCCAAAGCTTTACCGTTTCCTCAGTGTGTAAAATCCCGTCCATTGTACATTTTAGTTTCACTTCTGCCAACATCCTACATTATCTACTATACTGAAAACAGACAAAGTAATctttacagggaaaaaacaaaaaagcaaacaaaactaaacccctaacaaaccaaaactgctaaaatcaaaccaaaattCAGGCCAGGATAGTCTAAGACTCGCTTATTCCTTTCtgggaaatatttaaatatgccTATAAATGTGTAACTTGAAAGGAAATAGGTTGTGCTATGGGTGGTTCTTGGTGAAcctttcctccctgcctgtTTCCACTCTTAAGTGTCTGCTCTTACAAATGGGATTAATCCATATATATCAAATTTTATTGATCGGTTTGAAGTCAATGTCTGAATATCAATGTCTGAATTGCTATTGCTTTCTCTGTGGGACTCTAATGGACAGAAAGCATTAAAGCAGACAACACTGATACCCTACACTAGGTACTTGAGAAATACCTGAAAAAGTGGGTAGAGCAGTGCAATAAAGGGGGTTAAGGAATATAAGGGTTTTTACCTTCAACACCAGTGGTACTGGCCCCTGCTGAAGGCAGGTCACTGGTTAGGCTACAGACCCAACCTACCAGGTTGCCATCTTGGTTTAAGAAGATGGCTGGAGGCTGTGCTCTGTGATAAAGACTGTCAATGGACTTACACTCCACTCAGCTAGCAAAATATGCTCAGGAGGTACGATTTCATTCTATCTTCATTTTGTTGGTAGCAGCTTTAATACTCCATTACTCTCCTTTAATTACTCCCCTATCTCAGATGGATGAAAGTGTTAAAACAATGTGCCAGCTGCCACGGTTTCTCTACCCATCTTGTTCCATCACAATAAACAAACATTGCTGCCTTTTACCAGCAGCTTATAGAAACTGATGCTGAAACATTTTACCTGTCGAAATGATTCTTCTTCCTGATCCTCCAGGACAGAGTTATCATCAAAATCAATTTCACGATcatatatttgcatattatACTCCTTCCAAGACAGTAATCCATCACCATCTTTGTCATAGTCGTTGAAGTGTTGCTTAGCT includes:
- the RCN2 gene encoding reticulocalbin-2 isoform X1, whose amino-acid sequence is MRLRPVVLVLGLALAAALGAAHQQHRADYDREALLGGQDEADEYARLRPEEQQRRLRAIVKKIDSDADGLLTKDELSSWIQQSFKHYVTQEAKQHFNDYDKDGDGLLSWKEYNMQIYDREIDFDDNSVLEDQEEESFRQLHLKEKKRFEKANRDDVPDLNVDEFVAFEHPEEVEYMTDFVIQEALEEHDKDGDGFVSLEEFLGDYRRDPTAREDPEWILVEKDRFVNDYDKDNDGKLNPQELLSWIVPNNQGIAQEEALHLIEEMDLNDDKKLSEAEILKNQDLFLNSEATDYGRQLHDKRFYHEEL
- the RCN2 gene encoding reticulocalbin-2 isoform X2, translating into MRLRPVVLVLGLALAAALGAAHQQHRADYDREALLGGQDEADEYARLRPEEQQRRLRAIVKKIDSDADGLLTKDELSSWIQQSFKHYVTQEAKQHFNDYDKDGDGLLSWKEYNMQIYDREIDFDDNSVLEDQEEESFRQEKKRFEKANRDDVPDLNVDEFVAFEHPEEVEYMTDFVIQEALEEHDKDGDGFVSLEEFLGDYRRDPTAREDPEWILVEKDRFVNDYDKDNDGKLNPQELLSWIVPNNQGIAQEEALHLIEEMDLNDDKKLSEAEILKNQDLFLNSEATDYGRQLHDKRFYHEEL